In the Pseudothauera hydrothermalis genome, one interval contains:
- a CDS encoding response regulator transcription factor encodes MSAEPDQIIYVVDDDEALRDSLVWLLESNGYRVSAYESAEAFLSGYSAQWIGCLVLDVRMPGMSGLELFEELGRRRCTLPVIFITGHGDVPMAVSALKKGAVDFIEKPFSDRDMLGLIEQCLTTEREQRAKRRQEADTARRLAQLTQREREVLDLIVVGKLNKQIADVLGISIKTVEVHRARVMEKMGVHSLAELVQHVVSAEPASPR; translated from the coding sequence TTGTCCGCCGAGCCTGACCAGATCATCTACGTTGTCGATGACGACGAAGCTTTGCGCGACTCCCTCGTCTGGTTGTTGGAATCCAATGGTTACCGGGTGAGCGCCTATGAGTCGGCCGAAGCCTTTCTGAGCGGCTACAGCGCGCAGTGGATCGGCTGTTTGGTGCTGGATGTGCGCATGCCGGGCATGAGCGGGTTGGAACTGTTCGAGGAACTCGGCCGCAGGCGCTGTACCTTGCCGGTAATCTTCATCACTGGCCATGGCGACGTACCGATGGCGGTGTCTGCGCTCAAAAAAGGCGCGGTGGATTTCATCGAAAAACCTTTTTCCGATCGCGACATGCTCGGGCTGATCGAACAGTGCTTGACCACGGAGCGCGAACAACGCGCCAAGCGCCGTCAAGAGGCCGACACCGCGCGCCGCTTGGCGCAACTGACCCAGCGCGAGCGCGAAGTGCTGGATCTGATCGTCGTCGGCAAGCTCAACAAGCAGATTGCCGATGTGCTGGGCATCAGCATCAAGACCGTCGAAGTGCATCGCGCCCGGGTCATGGAAAAAATGGGCGTCCATTCGCTGGCTGAGCTGGTTCAGCACGTGGTCAGCGCAGAGCCGGCCTCGCCGCGCTGA